The following are encoded together in the Girardinichthys multiradiatus isolate DD_20200921_A chromosome X, DD_fGirMul_XY1, whole genome shotgun sequence genome:
- the LOC124862904 gene encoding G-protein coupled receptor 183-A-like: protein MDRYFLPLNTTSVAAQLSLNTTVYTNSTVKPFSVFDGCERYIEAILFDLTIQTINVIVGIPANLLVIAILIHNRKEPSTSDLFLGCLAFMDAYFGSMTPLSFLNLYFWHSKEVWSAIKFSFGVKDSSGPLFLSCICLDRFVAVLFPITFGQLKPIKYRLSLTLLVICLTLAYSTAKMVGGLPNFEKVFTFEVLAVFSWMVVCNASILWVLKKPRGAGKDDMHPMKKKAFKMVLSILCIIVFNYLLLVALFPFEDHYTPDVFRCYVQPVGFAFLNISSTIQPLVYLCRLEKVPFLPDACLKKLTFRVTTENSQNVSAQKPSA, encoded by the coding sequence ATGGACAGATACTTCTTGCCACTAAACACAACATCTGTTGCTGCACAACTCTCTCTCAACACCACAGTTTATACCAACTCCACTGTCAAACCTTTCAGCGTGTTTGATGGATGTGAGAGGTACATCGAGGCAATTCTGTTTGACCTTACCATACAGACAATCAATGTAATTGTAGGGATACCTGCCAACTTGCTGGTTATTGCAATTCTTATCCACAATCGCAAAGAACCGTCTActtcggacctgttcctgggcTGCTTGGCCTTCATGGATGCCTACTTTGGCAGCATGACCCCCCTAAGCTTCTTAAATCTATACTTCTGGCATAGCAAAGAGGTGTGGTCAGCTATTAAGTTTTCCTTTGGTGTAAAAGACTCCAGCGGCCCGTTGTTTCTCTCTTGTATCTGCCTAGACCGATTTGTGGCGGTGCTCTTTCCGATCACGTTTGGGCAGCTGAAACCCATCAAGTACAGGTTAAGCCTCACACTGCTGGTAATCTGCCTAACCCTTGCCTACTCTACAGCCAAGATGGTGGGTGGTCTCCCCAACTTTGAAAAGGTATTCACTTTCGAGGTCCTTGCAGTTTTTTCCTGGATGGTGGTGTGTAATGCAAGCATCTTATGGGTCCTGAAGAAACCACGTGGTGCGGGGAAAGATGACATGCACCCCATGAAGAAGAAAGCCTTCAAGATGGTGCTCTCCATCCTCTGTATCATTGTGTTCAACTATTTGCTCCTTGTTGCACTGTTCCCATTTGAAGACCATTACACTCCTGATGTGTTTCGTTGCTATGTGCAGCCTGTGGGCTTTGCTTTTCTAAACATTAGCAGCACTATCCAACCACTTGTATACTTGTGCCGTCTGGAGAAGGTTCCTTTCCTCCCAGATGCTTGTCTTAAAAAACTTACTTTCCGCGTCAccacagaaaacagtcaaaatgTCTCTGCACAAAAACCATCTGCTTAG
- the LOC124862908 gene encoding zinc-binding protein A33-like: MLFSFFQNFKATQNRDRDILDGLDDMSSSLIDVTKHLSNLKYRVWEKILDNVDYTSVTLDPSTAHPCLVLSDDLTSLHYSKQPSCCPDNPERFHVSAEVVGMTSLGSGSHHWVVETGSNQDWLLGVASLSVSRNAEVSARPENGFWTLCFRDGELRAMSSPPTLLTVSSKPEQVKVHLDYNKGTVSFFDPVDNLLLYAFSQTFTEPLLPYFYTQNSHPLRILPEKVLITVLQQ, encoded by the exons atgctgttttctttctttcagaatTTTAAAGCCACTCAGAACAG GGATAGAGACATACTGGATGGTTTAGATGACATGTCCAGCTCACTGATAGATGTGACGAAACACCTCTCCAACCTGAAATACAGAGTCTGGGAGAAAATATTGGACAATGTTGACTACA CTTCTGTAACTTTAGACCCAAGCACAGCACACCCATGCCTCGTCCTATCTGATGACCTCACTTCCCTCCACTACTCAAAGCAGCCCAGTTGTTGCCCTGACAACCCAGAGCGCTTCCATGTGAGCGCAGAGGTGGTAGGCATGACCTCGCTCGGCTCAGGAAGCCACCATTGGGTTGTGGAAACGGGAAGTAATCAAGACTGGCTCTTGGGTGTGGCCTCATTGTCTGTGTCGAGGAACGCTGAGGTTTCAGCTCGGCCCGAAAATGGCTTCTGGACTTTGTGCTTCCGGGACGGAGAGCTCAGGGCCATGAGCTCACCACCCACCCTGCTGACAGTTTCAAGTAAGCCTGAACAGGTCAAAGTTCATCTGGATTACAACAAGGGAACAGTATCCTTTTTTGACCCTGTGGACAACTTGCTCCTGTATGCCTTTTCACAGACATTCACAGAGCCTTTATTACCATATTTTTATACACAGAACAGTCACCCTCTGAGAATACTGCCAGAGAAGGTACTTATCACAGTGCTGCAGCAATAa